The genomic interval ACGAGGACAGTTCCACCGCGAGCACCTGCGGGCCGGGGCTGCGCCGCAGCGCGTCCAGGATGGGCAGGCCGATATTGCCGCAGGCCACGCTGGCGATGCCGGCGGCGCGCAGGATCGCATGGGTCATCTGGGTGGTGGTGGTCTTGCCGTTGGTGCCGGTCACCACCAGCCACTTGCGGGCCGGACCGTAGATCCGAGCCTGATCCACCCACCAGGCGAATTCCACGTCACCCCAGACCGGGATGCCCTCGGTGACCGCCGATACCAGCACCGGCGAGTCCGGGCGCCAGCCGGGGCTGGTGATGACGAGCGCGAACCGGCTCAGGTCCGCGCTTTCCAGCGCCACGCTGCCGGCTACTTCGAGCCCGAGCTCGGCGGCTTCGGCGAGCGCTTTCGCGCCGCCGTCGGTCACCACCGGATGCGCGCCGATATCGCGCAGCGGTTCGATCAGCGAACGGCCGGAAACACCCCAGCCCGCGACGAGAACGTCACGGCCACGCAGGAATTCCAGCATGGGTCCCGGTGAACGCAGGGCCCGCGGAGAATGGTCGACCACGCTTGTTTCACCCGACCTTGGAGAGATATTCGCTGTAGAACAAACCGAGTCCGACCGCGGAAGCCATGGCGGCCAGCAGCCAGAACCGGATGATCACTGTAGTTTCCGCCCATTTACTGAGTTCGAAATGGTGATGGAAGGGCGCCATCTTGAACAATCGATTACGCGTAGTGCGATACACCGCCACCTGCAGCACCACCGAGAGCGCCTCGGCCACGAACAGCGCGCCGATGACGACCATCAGCAGTTCGGTGCGGGTGGTGATGGACAGGCCGGCGAGCATGCCGCCGAGCGCGAGCGAGCCGGTGTCACCCATGAAGATCTTGGCGGGCGCGGCATTCCACCACAGGAAGCCGATACACGCCGCCGCGCCGGAGGCACACACCAGCGCCAGGTCCAGCGGGTCGCGCACGTCGTAGCAGCCGCGCTCCACCTCGAACGAGCAGGAGTGGTAGTACTGCCAGAACGTGATGATCACGTAGCCGCCCAGCACCAGGCTCATCGAGCCGGCGGCCAGGCCGTCCAGGCCGTCGGTCAGGTTCACCGCGTTGGACCAGGCGATGACCAGGATGGACACCCAGACCAGGAAGATGATCGCGCCCATCGAGACGGTGGCGATATCGCGGACGTAGGACAGGTGTCGGCTGGCCGGGGTGATGCCGTGGTCGTTGCGGAATTGCAGTGCGAGAACACCGAATACGACGGCGGCGGTGAGCTGGCCGAGGTATTTGCCCGCCGCGGTGAGGCCCAGATTGCGCTGCTTGCGGATCTTGATGAAGTCGTCGACGAAGCCGACGGCGCCCAGCGCGGTCGCCAGGCCCAGCACCAGCAGCGCCGACGCCGAGGGACCATCGGCGTCGTACATGATGCCGATCAGATGCGAACCGAGGTAGCCAGCCCACATGCCGATCAGGATCGCGACGCCGCCCATGGTCGGTGTGCCGCGCTTGGCCTGATGGCTGGCCGGGCCGTCGACCCGGATCTCCTGGCCGAAGCCCTGTTTCGCGAACATCTTGATCAGCAACGGCGTCAACATGATCGACACCGCTAGCGCGATCGCCGCCGCGAATAGTATCTGCCTCATGAACAAGCCTCGCTGACGCTCGGCTTGTTCGTTCGGCGCGCCGCTGTATTTTTCACCGTGCGCTCGCGCACGACCGCGCCTCGCTGACGCTGCGGCAAAGCAACGGTCCGGCGCCACCCTCCGTCGGCTGGAGCCACATTTCGCTTCCTCACTGCGCTGCCTCCGTGCTGCTGCCCCTGCGTTTTCCGGCACGTTCCGCGCTGGTCAGATGTTCGGCGACAGCCCACAGGCCGACCGACTTCGAAGCCTTGACCAACACCACATCGCCCGCTTCGACCTCGTCGTCGAGCAGCGCGATGGCCGCGCCGATATCGGGCACGAGGATCGACTCCTCGCCCCATGAGCCTTCCATCACCGCTCCCTGATGCATCGCGCGGGACGGTCGTCCGGTGCCGACCACGATGAGCCGATCCACATCCAGGCGCACCGCCAGCCGGCCGATGGCGTCGTGTTCGATGACCGATTCCTCGCCCAGCTCGCCCATTTCACCGAGCACCGCCCAGCTGCGGCGGGGAGTCGCTTCGGCCTTGGACATCGTGACCAGGGCCTTGAGCGCCGCTTTCACCGAATCCGGGTTGGCGTTGTAGGAGTCGTTGATGACGGTGATGCCGCCATCGGTGTGCTGGACATCCATGCGGCGAGCCGAGGCGGCACGGGCGCCGGACAGGGCCGCGGCGACCGTGTCGAGGTCGGCGCCGCAGTGCAGCGCGACGGCGGCGGCCGACAAGGCGTTGCCCACCTGGTGCTCGCCGTGCACCGCCAGGCGGATATCGACGCTGCCCTGCGGGCTGTGCAGCGTGAAGCCCGCGCGCGCCTGGGAATCCATGTGCACGTCGGTCGCGCGGATGTCGGCGCCGGTGGACTGGCCGACGGTCACCACCCGAGCGGCCGTGCGCGTCGCCATGGCGGCGACATTCGGGTCGTCAGCGTTGAGCACCGCGAGACCGGAAGCCGGGAGTGCTTCCACCAGTTCGCCTTTGGTCTTGGCGATGGCTTCGCGACTGCCGAATTCGCCGAGGTGCGCGGTGCCGACATTGAGCACGACGCCGACGGTCGGCGGGGTCACCCGCGCCGCCGCGGCAATATGGCCGGGCCCGCGTGCGGACATCTCCAGCACCAGGAAGCGGGTGTGCTCGTCGGCGCGCAGCGCGGTCCACGGGTGGCCGAGTTCGCTGTTGAACGAGCCGGGCGGAGCGACCACGGTGCCGAGCGGCGCCAGCACCGCGGCGATCAAGTCCTTGGTCGAGGTCTTGCCCGAGGAACCGGTGAGTCCGATCACGGTGAGTCCGGTAGTGGCCGTGAGCTTTTCGACGCTGGCCCGAGCCAGTGCGGCGAGCGCCTCGAGCACCGCGGCGCCGGAGCCGTCGGTGTCCGCGGCCAGCGCGACCGACCTGGACCGGACCTCGCCGGGGGCGGGCGTCACCACGATGGCGGGCACGCCGACCGGCCGGGCCGCCAGCACCGCGACGGCACCCGCCGCGACCGCGGCGGCCGCGAAATCGTGGCCGTCGGCGCGCGCGCCGGGTAAGGCCAGAAACAGGTCACCGGAACCGATTTCGCGCGAGTCGAATTCGACCGAACCCGTCACCCGGGCATCCGGGTCCGGCACGTCGTGCAGCGTCCCGCCCACGACGGCGGCTATCTCCCGCAGTGTCATCTCGATCATCGAACCGTCAAATCCTCCGCGTCAGTGCCGTTCGGAGTGCGGGGGTGCTTGTGGCGCATCGCCGCGGCGAGCACCTCCCGGTCGTCGAACGGATGTTTCCGGCCGTTGATCTCCTGGCCGACCTCGTGTCCTTTGCCCGCGATCAGCACGGCGTCGCCGGGGCGCGCCCACTCGACCGCGGCCGCGATCGCCGCCGCGCGGTCGCCGATTTCGCGCACCTCGCCGCGTTCGTCCGCCGAAACCTGGTGTGCCCCGGCGAGTACGGCCGCGCGGATGGCCGCGGGATCCTCGCTGCGCGGGTTGTCGTCGGTGACGATCAGCAGATCGGCGCCGCGCGCGCCGGCCGCACCCATCAGCGGGCGCTTCCCGGCGTCACGATCGCCGCCCGCACCCACCACAATGGCCAAACGTCCTGCCGTGCCGGTGAATTCGAGATGATCCCGCAGCGTCGCGATGACCGACTCCACCGCGGCGGGCTTGTGCGCGTAGTCCACGACAGCGAGGAAATCCTGGCCCTCGTCCACCCGCTGCATCCGGCCCGGCACATCGACGGTGGCCAGCGCGGCCGCCGCCACCTCGGAGTCGACGCCGGCCGCCGTGCAGACGGCGATGGCGAGCAGTCCGTTGGCGACGTTGTAGCGGCCCGGAAGCCGCAGGCGCACCGGGAAACTGCCGCGCCGGGTGGCCGCGGTGAACTCCTGTTCGCCACCGCGGGCAACCACCGGACCGGCCAAACCCCAATCGGTGGAACCCATTTGGATACCACCGGTGGACACGGTGATCGGCGCGTCGAGCTCGGCGGCCAGCCGCCGACCCCACTCGTCGTCGACACAGATCACCGACGTCTCGGCGGCGACCGGCGAATCCGGTTCGAACAGACGGCGTTTCGCGGCGAAGTAGTCCTCGAAGTCGGCGTGGAAATCCAGGTGGTCCTGCGAAAGATTGGTGAACGCGCCTACCGCGAACCGGACACCGTCGACACGGCCCAGCGCCAACGCGTGACTGGACACCTCCATCACCACCGCGTCCACACCCTGCTCGACCATCAGCGCGAACATGGCGTGCAGCTGCGGCGCCTCCGGGGTGGTCAGCGCGCTCGGCACCCGCTGCCCGCCGATGCGGGTCTCGATGGTGCCGATCAGCGCGGTGGACAACCCGGCCGCCGCCAGTCCCGCCTCCACCAGATAGGCGGTGGTGGTCTTGCCGGAGGTGCCGGTGATCCCGATGACACGCAGGCGATGCGACGGATCGCCGTACAGGGCCGCCGACAACTCGCCCAGCACCGCGCGCGGTTGTTCACGCACCAGCACCGGCACGTCGATCGCACCGATCAGATCGGCGCCCGCGGTATCGGTCAGCACCGCGACCGCACCGCGTTCGACGGCGTCGTGCGCGAATCGCGCGCCGTGCGCTTGCGCGCCGGGCAGCCCCGCGAACAGGTCACCCGGGCGCACCGCGTTCGAGCGCTGTTCGACACCGGTGACCGCCACATGCGCCTGGTCCGGGCCCGACAGCCGGGCCCCGGTCAGTTCCAGCACGGTGGACAGCGGTGTCGACCGGACAACCGCCGGCCGCAACACAGGCGGGCTGGACTGCGCGGGCACCTTGCTCCTCTCGGATTCGGACATCTTCGGGTATTGCACGGATTGCGACGAGTCAGGTTACCGACGGGCGGACACCAGCGAACAACGCGCCTCGGTGTTGCGGCGCGGGATCCGCCGGTTAGGCATCAGCGCGCAGGACGAAACGCTGCGCCGGTGCGGCCGAGGGCGGCACACGATCACGCTGCAGAGCCCAGGAGGCGATGCTGTGGAACAGCGGCGCCGCGGACTGTCCGCCGCTGCCGTCGGAACTGCGCACCGGGTTGTCCAGCATCAGGCCGATGACATAGCGCGGGTTGTCGGCGGGTGCGATGCCGGCGAAGGTGATCCAGTAGCTGGAGCTGGAATAGCAACCGCAGCGCTGATCGATCTTCTGCGCGGTGCCGGTCTTGCCGGCGATCTGGTAGCCCTCGACGGCCGCGGGTGCACCGGTGCCGTTCTGCTCGGCGCTCATCGGGTCTTTCTGTACCACCGCCTGGAACATGGTGCGCAGCGTGGCCGCGGTCTGCGGGCTCACGACACGCACGCCC from Nocardia goodfellowii carries:
- the mraY gene encoding phospho-N-acetylmuramoyl-pentapeptide-transferase — encoded protein: MRQILFAAAIALAVSIMLTPLLIKMFAKQGFGQEIRVDGPASHQAKRGTPTMGGVAILIGMWAGYLGSHLIGIMYDADGPSASALLVLGLATALGAVGFVDDFIKIRKQRNLGLTAAGKYLGQLTAAVVFGVLALQFRNDHGITPASRHLSYVRDIATVSMGAIIFLVWVSILVIAWSNAVNLTDGLDGLAAGSMSLVLGGYVIITFWQYYHSCSFEVERGCYDVRDPLDLALVCASGAAACIGFLWWNAAPAKIFMGDTGSLALGGMLAGLSITTRTELLMVVIGALFVAEALSVVLQVAVYRTTRNRLFKMAPFHHHFELSKWAETTVIIRFWLLAAMASAVGLGLFYSEYLSKVG
- a CDS encoding UDP-N-acetylmuramoyl-tripeptide--D-alanyl-D-alanine ligase: MIEMTLREIAAVVGGTLHDVPDPDARVTGSVEFDSREIGSGDLFLALPGARADGHDFAAAAVAAGAVAVLAARPVGVPAIVVTPAPGEVRSRSVALAADTDGSGAAVLEALAALARASVEKLTATTGLTVIGLTGSSGKTSTKDLIAAVLAPLGTVVAPPGSFNSELGHPWTALRADEHTRFLVLEMSARGPGHIAAAARVTPPTVGVVLNVGTAHLGEFGSREAIAKTKGELVEALPASGLAVLNADDPNVAAMATRTAARVVTVGQSTGADIRATDVHMDSQARAGFTLHSPQGSVDIRLAVHGEHQVGNALSAAAVALHCGADLDTVAAALSGARAASARRMDVQHTDGGITVINDSYNANPDSVKAALKALVTMSKAEATPRRSWAVLGEMGELGEESVIEHDAIGRLAVRLDVDRLIVVGTGRPSRAMHQGAVMEGSWGEESILVPDIGAAIALLDDEVEAGDVVLVKASKSVGLWAVAEHLTSAERAGKRRGSSTEAAQ
- a CDS encoding UDP-N-acetylmuramoyl-L-alanyl-D-glutamate--2,6-diaminopimelate ligase, which translates into the protein MSESERSKVPAQSSPPVLRPAVVRSTPLSTVLELTGARLSGPDQAHVAVTGVEQRSNAVRPGDLFAGLPGAQAHGARFAHDAVERGAVAVLTDTAGADLIGAIDVPVLVREQPRAVLGELSAALYGDPSHRLRVIGITGTSGKTTTAYLVEAGLAAAGLSTALIGTIETRIGGQRVPSALTTPEAPQLHAMFALMVEQGVDAVVMEVSSHALALGRVDGVRFAVGAFTNLSQDHLDFHADFEDYFAAKRRLFEPDSPVAAETSVICVDDEWGRRLAAELDAPITVSTGGIQMGSTDWGLAGPVVARGGEQEFTAATRRGSFPVRLRLPGRYNVANGLLAIAVCTAAGVDSEVAAAALATVDVPGRMQRVDEGQDFLAVVDYAHKPAAVESVIATLRDHLEFTGTAGRLAIVVGAGGDRDAGKRPLMGAAGARGADLLIVTDDNPRSEDPAAIRAAVLAGAHQVSADERGEVREIGDRAAAIAAAVEWARPGDAVLIAGKGHEVGQEINGRKHPFDDREVLAAAMRHKHPRTPNGTDAEDLTVR